The following proteins are co-located in the Fructilactobacillus carniphilus genome:
- the yqeH gene encoding ribosome biogenesis GTPase YqeH produces the protein MDENQGKETTETEPLLCIGCGAQIQTTDPEAPGYTPKGALAKGMKTGELYCQRCFRLRHYNEIQPVSVSDDEFLNLLSQIGTTNSLVVYVVDIFDVNGSLIPGLQRFVGDNPVLVVGNKVDLLPASFKPKKVKDWLRQMVNRAGIRPVGVELVSARTNQSVDDLLKVINQNARNRDVYVVGVTNVGKSTLINQIIRQSSGEEQVITTSKFPGTTLDLIKIPLDNGHDLIDTPGIIHASQMAHYLNSHDLKYVSPQKRIKPRSYQLNAEQTLFLGALGRFDYVSGPKAGFTVYVDNNLMIHRTKLENADAFFEKHAGELLTPPAGSENVIPLQRHEFKVTDTSDLVIEGLGWITVPKGSVVSGWAPKGVAVLIRKSMF, from the coding sequence ATGGATGAAAACCAAGGAAAAGAGACAACTGAAACAGAACCTTTGCTTTGCATCGGTTGTGGAGCTCAGATTCAAACCACGGATCCAGAAGCACCTGGCTATACCCCGAAAGGGGCCTTAGCCAAAGGGATGAAAACCGGGGAATTGTATTGCCAACGCTGTTTTCGGTTGCGTCATTACAATGAAATCCAACCAGTGAGCGTTTCTGATGATGAATTTTTAAATTTACTGAGTCAAATTGGGACGACTAATTCACTGGTAGTCTACGTGGTTGATATTTTTGACGTCAACGGAAGTTTGATTCCCGGTTTACAACGCTTTGTCGGTGATAATCCGGTGCTCGTAGTGGGCAATAAGGTCGACTTACTCCCAGCATCATTTAAACCCAAAAAGGTTAAAGATTGGCTACGGCAAATGGTCAATCGGGCCGGAATTCGTCCGGTGGGCGTGGAACTGGTTTCAGCCCGGACCAATCAATCCGTTGATGATTTATTAAAAGTCATTAATCAAAATGCCCGTAATCGAGATGTTTACGTCGTTGGAGTCACTAACGTGGGTAAATCAACGTTAATTAACCAAATCATTCGTCAAAGTTCGGGCGAGGAACAGGTTATCACCACGTCCAAGTTCCCGGGTACTACGCTTGATTTGATCAAAATTCCATTGGATAACGGTCATGATTTAATTGATACGCCCGGGATTATTCATGCCAGTCAAATGGCACATTACTTAAATAGTCATGATCTAAAGTACGTTTCACCCCAAAAACGGATTAAACCCCGTTCTTACCAGTTAAATGCGGAGCAAACCCTCTTTTTAGGGGCGTTAGGACGGTTTGACTACGTGAGCGGACCCAAAGCGGGGTTCACGGTCTACGTTGATAATAACCTCATGATTCACCGGACCAAATTGGAGAATGCTGACGCGTTTTTTGAAAAGCACGCGGGAGAATTACTAACTCCGCCTGCGGGATCAGAGAACGTGATTCCACTGCAACGCCATGAGTTTAAAGTGACCGATACTTCTGATTTAGTGATTGAAGGATTAGGTTGGATTACCGTGCCTAAGGGCAGTGTCGTATCCGGTTGGGCGCCAAAGGGTGTGGCCGTCTTAATTAGAAAATCCATGTTTTAG
- a CDS encoding YqeG family HAD IIIA-type phosphatase: MLRVFKPTWMVESVFHISPQKLKRHGITTVLADLDNTLIPWNNKTSTKRLRHWMESLHAAGIKLVVVSNNNPRRVKHAIADLQLPFVAHALKPLPVGIKRVLKQDHLNRGEVVMVGDQLLTDVLAANNCKIKSIWVKPLVKTDLLPTKINRQLEKLVYRLIRKKYHLQWKEDID; the protein is encoded by the coding sequence ATGTTAAGAGTTTTTAAACCAACCTGGATGGTGGAAAGTGTGTTTCATATTTCCCCCCAAAAACTAAAGCGACACGGGATTACAACCGTTTTGGCTGATTTAGATAATACCCTCATTCCTTGGAACAATAAAACCAGTACAAAAAGATTAAGGCATTGGATGGAGTCTTTACATGCTGCCGGGATCAAGTTAGTGGTGGTCTCCAACAATAATCCGCGCCGAGTTAAACATGCAATTGCTGATCTGCAGTTGCCGTTCGTGGCCCATGCCCTGAAGCCACTACCGGTTGGAATTAAACGGGTGTTAAAGCAGGACCACCTTAATCGGGGTGAAGTAGTGATGGTGGGTGACCAACTATTAACCGACGTATTAGCGGCTAATAACTGTAAGATTAAGAGTATTTGGGTGAAACCCCTCGTGAAAACTGATTTATTGCCTACCAAGATTAATCGGCAGCTCGAAAAACTGGTCTACCGGCTAATTCGCAAGAAATATCACTTACAGTGGAAGGAAGATATTGATTAA
- the rplT gene encoding 50S ribosomal protein L20 — protein sequence MPRVKGGTATRNRRKRVLKLAKGYRGGKHRLFKTAKDQVMKSREYAFRDRRNNKGNFRKLWITRINAAARMNDISYSKLMHGLKAANIDVNRKMLADLAVNDADAFAALVAEAKKAL from the coding sequence ATGCCACGAGTAAAAGGCGGAACTGCTACACGGAACCGGCGCAAACGCGTCCTTAAACTAGCTAAGGGATACCGCGGTGGAAAACACCGACTCTTTAAAACTGCTAAAGATCAAGTAATGAAATCACGGGAATATGCCTTTCGTGATCGTCGTAACAACAAGGGTAACTTCCGGAAACTTTGGATTACTCGAATCAACGCAGCAGCTCGGATGAACGACATTAGCTACAGCAAATTAATGCACGGTTTAAAGGCCGCTAACATTGACGTAAACCGGAAAATGTTGGCTGACTTGGCTGTGAATGATGCTGATGCTTTTGCAGCCTTAGTTGCCGAAGCAAAAAAAGCTTTATAA
- the rpmI gene encoding 50S ribosomal protein L35, translating to MPKMKSNRAVAKRFKKTAKGGLKSAHAFTSHRFHGKTKKQRRHLRGTHMLNNIWVKTYTELLKK from the coding sequence ATGCCAAAAATGAAATCAAACCGTGCAGTTGCTAAGCGGTTTAAGAAAACTGCTAAGGGTGGGTTAAAGAGTGCCCATGCTTTTACTAGTCACCGTTTCCACGGAAAGACGAAGAAACAACGTCGTCACTTACGTGGGACTCACATGTTAAACAACATTTGGGTTAAGACCTACACTGAATTATTAAAGAAATAA
- the infC gene encoding translation initiation factor IF-3, translated as MVNDGIKAREMMVIDDQGNKLGLKSKAEAMQIAEDANLDLVLVAPNAKPAVAKILDYGKYRFNRQKKEREARKKQKTVSVKEIRLSPTIDTNDFNTKLKNAQKFLTKGEKVRVSIRFKGRAITHKEIGRDVLNRMADALSDIATVTQRAKMDGRSMFLMLAPSNKTKN; from the coding sequence ATGGTCAACGATGGAATTAAAGCTCGTGAAATGATGGTTATTGATGATCAAGGAAACAAACTTGGGTTGAAATCAAAGGCGGAAGCAATGCAAATTGCTGAAGATGCGAACTTGGACTTAGTCTTAGTCGCACCAAACGCTAAGCCAGCGGTTGCTAAAATTCTTGATTACGGGAAGTACCGGTTCAATCGACAAAAGAAAGAACGTGAAGCTCGTAAGAAGCAAAAAACGGTAAGCGTGAAGGAAATTCGGTTGAGTCCAACGATTGATACGAATGACTTCAACACGAAGTTGAAGAATGCGCAAAAGTTCTTAACGAAGGGCGAAAAGGTCCGGGTTTCAATTCGGTTTAAAGGTCGGGCCATTACGCATAAAGAAATTGGTCGAGATGTCTTAAATCGGATGGCTGACGCTTTATCTGACATTGCGACCGTTACGCAACGAGCTAAAATGGATGGCCGGAGTATGTTCTTGATGCTTGCACCAAGTAATAAAACTAAAAACTAG
- the thrS gene encoding threonine--tRNA ligase: MAQITFEFPDGRNQAFDSGITIAEIAKSISVSLAKKTIAGKVDGQLVDVQAPLTAGGKLEIITADSEAGLTVLRQSAAELLAAVVKREFPGVRLGRLAADEDGFYVDTEKDERQISADELDGLADKMQRVIKDNASVKRVTLSKDDALNEVSGDRYQTELIKELDSGEVPFYEIGGQLVYAQVVAAPSLKDLKHFKLLSVAGAYWEGKSSNPMLQRLYGTAFYKAADLEADLKKRQEARERDHRVIGNNLDLFFVDPKVGAGLPYWMPNGATIRRTIERYIVDKEVANGYQHVYTPVLANLDLYKQSGHWEHYRDDMFPPMKMDDDEMLELRPMNCPSHIQIYNHHIRSYRELPLRIAELGMMHRYEKSGALSGLQRVREMTLNDGHTFVAPDQIQDEFKKILNLMMEVYHDFDIDNYTFRLSYRDPENTEKYFDDDEMWNKAQTMLKGAMDELGLDYVEAEGEAAFYGPKLDVQTKTALGNEETLSTIQLDFMLPERFDLHYVGEDGQEHRPVMIHRGLVSTMERFTAYLIEMYKGAFPTWLAPKQVQIIPVSDEKHGQYARQINEKLQAMHIRSAVDERSEKMGYLIRDAQTHKIPYTIVVGDDEVNNDTISVRKYGEDDSRELSMDDFTVEIMKDIASYSRDETKDDQAKEKVDK, encoded by the coding sequence ATGGCACAAATTACGTTTGAATTTCCAGACGGACGCAACCAAGCGTTTGATAGTGGAATTACGATTGCCGAGATTGCTAAATCAATCTCAGTTAGCTTAGCCAAAAAAACCATTGCCGGAAAGGTTGATGGTCAACTAGTGGACGTCCAAGCTCCGTTAACGGCTGGTGGGAAGTTAGAAATTATTACGGCTGATTCAGAAGCTGGTTTAACTGTTTTACGCCAAAGTGCAGCTGAACTACTGGCAGCAGTAGTAAAACGAGAATTTCCCGGAGTTCGACTGGGTCGCTTAGCTGCTGATGAAGACGGCTTTTACGTTGATACGGAAAAAGATGAACGTCAAATCAGTGCTGATGAACTAGATGGCTTAGCTGATAAGATGCAACGGGTCATCAAGGACAACGCTTCCGTTAAACGAGTAACCTTAAGCAAGGATGACGCTTTAAACGAAGTTAGCGGTGATCGGTACCAGACCGAATTGATTAAGGAACTTGATAGTGGCGAAGTTCCTTTCTATGAAATTGGTGGTCAATTAGTCTACGCTCAAGTTGTTGCAGCTCCTAGTCTTAAGGACTTAAAGCACTTTAAACTGTTATCCGTAGCTGGAGCTTACTGGGAAGGCAAGTCATCTAACCCCATGCTACAACGGTTATACGGAACGGCCTTTTACAAAGCTGCTGACTTAGAAGCAGACTTAAAGAAACGGCAAGAAGCACGGGAACGGGATCACCGGGTGATTGGAAATAACTTGGACTTGTTCTTCGTTGATCCAAAGGTTGGAGCGGGATTACCATATTGGATGCCAAACGGGGCTACGATTCGGCGGACGATTGAACGTTACATCGTCGACAAGGAAGTTGCTAACGGTTATCAACACGTTTACACTCCAGTCCTTGCTAACTTGGATCTGTACAAGCAGTCTGGTCACTGGGAACACTATCGTGATGACATGTTCCCACCAATGAAAATGGACGACGATGAAATGTTGGAATTACGTCCGATGAACTGTCCTTCTCACATTCAAATTTACAACCACCACATCCGTTCCTACCGGGAATTACCACTCCGGATTGCAGAACTAGGAATGATGCACCGTTACGAAAAATCGGGAGCCCTCAGTGGATTACAACGGGTTCGGGAAATGACGCTTAACGATGGTCACACGTTCGTTGCTCCGGATCAAATCCAAGATGAATTTAAGAAGATCCTGAACTTAATGATGGAAGTTTACCATGACTTTGACATCGACAACTACACGTTCCGGCTTAGTTACCGTGACCCAGAAAACACGGAAAAATACTTTGACGATGACGAAATGTGGAACAAGGCGCAAACGATGTTGAAAGGTGCCATGGATGAATTAGGGTTAGACTACGTCGAAGCCGAAGGGGAAGCAGCCTTCTACGGTCCTAAACTGGACGTACAAACGAAGACGGCCCTTGGTAATGAAGAAACGTTGTCAACGATTCAACTGGACTTCATGCTACCTGAACGGTTTGATTTACACTACGTGGGTGAAGACGGTCAAGAACACCGTCCCGTTATGATTCACCGTGGTTTAGTTTCAACGATGGAACGGTTCACAGCCTACCTAATTGAAATGTACAAAGGAGCTTTCCCAACCTGGTTAGCACCAAAACAAGTGCAGATCATTCCAGTTAGTGATGAAAAACACGGTCAATACGCGCGCCAAATCAACGAAAAACTGCAAGCCATGCACATCCGGTCGGCAGTGGACGAACGTTCTGAAAAGATGGGTTACTTAATTCGGGATGCGCAGACGCATAAAATTCCGTACACGATTGTGGTTGGTGACGATGAAGTTAACAACGACACGATCTCAGTTCGTAAGTACGGAGAAGATGACAGTCGGGAATTATCAATGGATGACTTCACGGTTGAAATCATGAAAGATATCGCTAGTTATTCACGTGATGAGACTAAAGATGATCAAGCAAAAGAAAAGGTTGACAAGTAA